A genome region from Pseudanabaena sp. Chao 1811 includes the following:
- the gcvT gene encoding glycine cleavage system aminomethyltransferase GcvT: MSNSLKRTPLYDLHVSSGARLVEFGGWEMPVQYKGIIAEHNAVRSQVGMFDVSHMGKFAISGEGVLETLNKLVPSNLGRVKVGQALYTVLLNEKGGIIDDVIFYHHEPDGDRENWSVIVNASTTEKDKAWLQQHLGDRLVDNSASQTLIAVQGKTAIATLQELVGADLMKLPRLRFGHTYTEVLGVRSFVARTGYTGEDGCEIMTDIETGKALWQKLLDLGVVPCGLGCRDTLRLEAGMHLYGQDMNDSTTPWEADINWIIHLKEKGEFYGRAVLEDQKQNGVPRKLVGLELEGRNIARHDYPIRFEGETVGIVTSGTMSPTLGKAIAFGYVPPHLAKIGQIVQVQIRDKEFSAKVVKRNFL, from the coding sequence ATGAGCAACTCTCTCAAGCGCACCCCTTTGTATGATCTTCATGTTAGCTCTGGCGCACGATTAGTAGAATTTGGTGGGTGGGAGATGCCCGTGCAGTACAAAGGCATCATTGCCGAACATAATGCCGTGCGATCGCAGGTGGGGATGTTTGATGTCTCCCACATGGGCAAATTTGCGATTTCTGGGGAAGGCGTTCTCGAAACCTTAAACAAACTTGTGCCATCGAACTTAGGTCGAGTCAAGGTAGGACAAGCTCTATATACGGTCTTACTCAATGAAAAAGGTGGGATTATCGATGATGTGATTTTTTATCACCATGAGCCTGATGGCGATCGCGAAAATTGGTCAGTGATTGTCAATGCTTCCACCACCGAAAAGGATAAGGCATGGTTACAACAACATTTAGGCGATCGCTTAGTTGATAATTCCGCTTCCCAAACCCTAATTGCCGTACAGGGGAAAACCGCGATCGCCACTTTGCAGGAGTTAGTCGGTGCGGACTTGATGAAATTACCCAGACTGCGCTTTGGGCATACCTATACAGAAGTACTAGGCGTTCGCAGCTTCGTGGCACGTACAGGCTACACAGGCGAAGATGGCTGTGAAATTATGACCGATATCGAAACTGGTAAGGCACTTTGGCAAAAACTGCTCGACCTCGGTGTTGTTCCTTGCGGCTTAGGTTGTCGCGATACCCTGCGCCTCGAAGCAGGAATGCACCTCTATGGGCAGGACATGAACGATAGCACTACACCTTGGGAAGCGGATATCAATTGGATTATTCATCTCAAAGAGAAGGGAGAATTCTACGGACGTGCTGTTCTTGAAGATCAAAAACAGAATGGAGTGCCTCGTAAATTAGTTGGTTTGGAATTGGAAGGTCGCAATATTGCTCGTCATGATTATCCAATTCGCTTTGAAGGTGAAACTGTGGGCATCGTCACCAGTGGCACGATGTCACCAACCCTCGGCAAAGCGATCGCCTTTGGTTATGTACCGCCCCATCTCGCTAAGATTGGGCAAATTGTCCAAGTCCAAATCCGCGATAAGGAATTTTCTGCCAAGGTCGTTAAGCGTAACTTTTTATAA
- a CDS encoding type II toxin-antitoxin system HicB family antitoxin, translating to MLRNASNEDNCFVVFLPKFTDVMQPCTHGSTYLEAIQNAQEVIELLVEAAIEKGEPLPKRQKFQTIPILQAA from the coding sequence ATCCTCAGAAATGCCTCAAATGAAGATAACTGCTTTGTTGTCTTTTTACCTAAATTTACAGATGTGATGCAACCTTGCACCCACGGGAGTACTTACTTAGAAGCAATTCAAAATGCTCAAGAAGTGATTGAACTGCTAGTAGAAGCTGCTATAGAAAAAGGTGAACCATTGCCCAAGCGCCAAAAGTTTCAAACAATTCCAATTTTGCAAGCTGCATAA
- the era gene encoding GTPase Era → MIPESGEGFKSGFVALVGRPNVGKSTLLNALIGQKIAITSPVAQTTRNRLRGILTLPEAQIVLVDTPGIHKPHHLLGQTIVKNAIGAISSVDATVLVVDGSVFMGTGDRFVAETILQSNVPAILGINKIDMLGEDAEEILASYESFAAEHGWQAAKFSSVTGEGLEALQAMMCDRLPLGPYYYPPDLVTDQPERFIMGELIREQILLLTREEIPHSVAVSIDQVDEQPKITRVMATVHVERDSQKGILIGKKGQMLKEIGTNARQQMQKLIMGSVHLEIFVKVQPKWRSSRFQLSDLGYRVE, encoded by the coding sequence ATGATTCCAGAATCGGGCGAAGGTTTTAAATCGGGCTTTGTCGCATTAGTAGGACGACCCAACGTCGGTAAGTCCACATTGCTCAATGCCCTCATTGGTCAAAAAATTGCGATAACTTCGCCCGTTGCCCAAACTACGCGCAATCGGTTGCGTGGCATTCTGACATTGCCCGAAGCCCAAATCGTGCTAGTAGATACTCCCGGAATCCATAAACCCCATCATTTGCTCGGTCAAACCATCGTCAAAAATGCGATTGGCGCAATCTCTTCCGTTGATGCAACGGTATTGGTAGTCGATGGCAGCGTGTTTATGGGAACAGGCGATCGCTTTGTTGCCGAAACAATCTTACAGAGCAATGTTCCTGCAATTTTAGGTATCAATAAGATTGATATGCTTGGTGAAGATGCAGAAGAGATTCTTGCCAGTTATGAAAGCTTTGCCGCCGAACATGGTTGGCAAGCGGCTAAGTTTTCATCGGTAACGGGTGAAGGACTCGAAGCTTTGCAGGCAATGATGTGCGATCGCTTGCCCTTAGGTCCCTACTACTATCCACCCGATTTAGTCACCGATCAGCCTGAGCGCTTCATTATGGGTGAATTGATTCGCGAACAGATTCTCTTGCTGACTCGCGAAGAAATTCCGCATTCAGTAGCAGTCAGTATCGATCAAGTGGATGAACAGCCCAAAATTACGCGAGTAATGGCAACTGTACATGTGGAACGGGATTCGCAAAAGGGAATTTTAATTGGGAAGAAGGGGCAAATGCTCAAGGAGATTGGGACAAATGCTAGACAGCAAATGCAGAAATTAATTATGGGTTCTGTCCATTTGGAGATTTTTGTCAAAGTTCAACCCAAATGGCGATCGTCACGGTTTCAACTGTCAGACCTTGGTTATCGCGTGGAATAA
- a CDS encoding energy-coupling factor transporter transmembrane component T family protein, translated as MDILRSLPIGLYLEQPITWLHRLDPRIKLFGLLTFLLTPIQANEPWRIAIAISLIILTLASKIPMRVWKQQMGILLLLAFMTLAIATISPDGFNATVQPRRPIPEVNISNDKPVIASPLTLKLQQPTPYNYVIWKAGSITITRKSRELGVRVCTLIFTYLYAPTLFLLVTAPEEITAAIASIFAPLKFFKVPIIEVVLTLTLALRFVPLVLEEVQNLARAMRTRSINWKKLGFKRTTQIWLILAERLIDNLFIRAEQTASAMQVRGFTSPNTHLVVWNPLKLLPRDILLLILLVGIWGVRIYYGNEL; from the coding sequence GTGGACATACTGCGATCGCTACCCATTGGACTTTATCTCGAACAGCCTATTACATGGCTGCATCGACTCGATCCGCGCATTAAACTGTTTGGATTGCTGACATTTTTGCTAACCCCAATTCAAGCTAATGAGCCTTGGCGGATTGCGATCGCCATTTCCCTGATCATCCTCACCCTCGCTTCAAAAATTCCAATGCGGGTATGGAAACAGCAAATGGGGATTTTGTTGTTACTAGCATTTATGACTTTAGCGATCGCCACGATTTCACCCGATGGATTTAATGCCACTGTCCAACCACGCCGTCCCATACCTGAGGTGAATATCAGCAATGATAAACCAGTAATTGCATCCCCCTTAACCCTCAAATTACAACAGCCCACACCCTACAATTATGTAATCTGGAAAGCAGGCAGTATAACGATTACTCGTAAATCCCGTGAGTTGGGTGTACGTGTTTGTACATTGATTTTCACCTATCTTTACGCACCGACGTTATTTCTGCTGGTTACGGCTCCCGAAGAAATTACTGCGGCGATCGCCTCTATATTTGCGCCATTAAAATTTTTCAAAGTGCCGATTATTGAAGTTGTCCTCACCCTCACCCTTGCGCTGCGTTTTGTACCTTTAGTATTAGAAGAAGTTCAAAATCTTGCCAGAGCGATGCGTACCCGTTCCATTAATTGGAAAAAGCTAGGCTTTAAGCGCACTACCCAGATTTGGCTAATTCTGGCAGAAAGATTGATCGATAATCTGTTCATTCGTGCCGAACAGACAGCCAGTGCCATGCAGGTGCGTGGTTTCACTAGTCCTAATACGCATCTTGTCGTGTGGAATCCCTTGAAATTATTACCTCGCGATATCCTTTTACTAATTCTCTTAGTCGGAATCTGGGGAGTCAGAATTTACTACGGTAATGAATTGTAA
- a CDS encoding TldD/PmbA family protein translates to MTIESEQLLEIALKSGCEAAEVYESRSTSRPVFFEANRLKQLESIESEGVGLRIWKDSRVGLAIAYGAVEAKDLVEQAIALSALNEPEEILLRNSTIVDYPKLCGQEVSVEQMVDWGKSAIAQVLNRYPEAICGAEWECSREMVRILNSQGLDCGYTDITVDGSLSAELTRGDDFLNVWYGQSERGNVNPEVIAQKVLQYLDWSKKNAKAPSGKVPVIFTGKAADLLWGVVAIAMSGRQVQQKATPWLDKIGKPVISDIFTVSQHPDFGVYSAPFDDEGTPTQEVTWIDRGTLQGFYGDMRTCKDLGIVATGNGFRGDLGNYPSPGLFNLAISAKENIQGDIVELAATLKNGLIVDQVLGDDTDLSGDFSVNVDLGYRVKNGKIVGRVKDTMLSGNVYTVLNQVTTVASDRQWYGSLYVPAMIVEGISITSRDA, encoded by the coding sequence ATGACCATCGAATCCGAACAACTATTAGAAATTGCGCTCAAATCTGGCTGTGAAGCGGCGGAAGTCTATGAATCTCGCTCAACTTCCCGACCTGTATTTTTTGAGGCAAATCGACTTAAGCAGCTAGAAAGTATTGAATCTGAAGGAGTTGGCTTGCGGATTTGGAAAGATAGTCGCGTAGGTTTAGCGATCGCCTATGGTGCGGTAGAGGCAAAGGACTTGGTAGAACAAGCGATCGCCCTGAGTGCATTAAATGAGCCTGAAGAGATTTTATTACGCAACTCGACCATTGTGGACTATCCCAAACTTTGTGGGCAGGAAGTGAGCGTTGAGCAGATGGTGGATTGGGGAAAATCAGCGATCGCACAGGTGCTAAATCGCTATCCCGAAGCAATTTGTGGTGCGGAATGGGAATGTAGTCGGGAAATGGTGCGGATTCTCAATAGCCAAGGTTTAGACTGTGGCTATACTGACATTACGGTGGATGGCTCTCTCAGTGCCGAGTTGACGAGAGGTGATGACTTTCTCAATGTTTGGTATGGACAATCGGAACGGGGAAATGTGAATCCTGAAGTAATTGCTCAAAAAGTATTGCAATATCTCGACTGGTCTAAGAAGAATGCAAAAGCGCCATCGGGTAAAGTACCCGTAATTTTTACAGGTAAGGCAGCAGATTTACTGTGGGGGGTGGTAGCGATCGCGATGAGTGGTAGGCAAGTGCAGCAAAAAGCGACACCTTGGCTCGACAAAATCGGAAAACCCGTAATTTCTGATATTTTCACCGTCAGCCAACATCCAGATTTTGGGGTTTATAGCGCTCCTTTTGATGATGAAGGTACACCTACGCAGGAAGTTACTTGGATTGATCGCGGCACTTTGCAAGGATTTTATGGCGATATGCGTACCTGCAAAGATTTAGGAATTGTAGCCACGGGCAATGGTTTTCGTGGAGATTTGGGCAACTATCCGAGTCCGGGGCTATTTAATCTCGCGATCTCCGCTAAGGAAAATATTCAAGGCGATATTGTAGAACTCGCGGCAACTTTAAAAAATGGGTTAATCGTCGATCAAGTTTTAGGTGATGATACGGATTTGTCGGGAGATTTCTCGGTTAATGTCGATTTGGGCTATCGCGTCAAAAATGGCAAAATCGTTGGACGGGTCAAAGACACGATGCTGTCAGGAAATGTCTATACAGTGCTGAATCAAGTGACAACGGTTGCTAGCGATCGCCAATGGTATGGTTCGCTCTATGTACCAGCCATGATTGTTGAAGGCATATCTATTACTAGTCGTGACGCTTGA
- a CDS encoding bestrophin family protein, translating into MTWQWFNLAFKLQGSVAPIILPRVLIFAGFALGVSVLHYYEPQISLQVLGDLTNNVVFNLVLGLLLVFRTNTAYDRYWEGRKAWGTLVVNIRNLSRLMQVAIKSSEGLEQQQKEQSIKFLTAFAIATKRHLRNEEINQDLDTILTEAEIEKLKTSKHVPLELTLWLGDYLHQQVQNDRIDTNYFVAMNSHLNALVEGLTSCERILKTPLPIAYCIYLKRLILIYCIGLPFHLVLEIHWLTAIAVGLVSFILMGVEQIGNEIENPFGHDFNDLPIDAICEGVTANVEQAITYGK; encoded by the coding sequence ATGACTTGGCAATGGTTCAATCTTGCATTTAAGCTTCAAGGCTCCGTCGCACCGATTATTTTACCGAGGGTTCTCATTTTTGCAGGCTTTGCGTTGGGGGTATCTGTACTGCACTATTACGAACCCCAAATATCTCTCCAAGTCTTAGGCGATCTCACCAATAATGTTGTTTTTAATCTCGTTTTAGGTTTGCTCCTCGTCTTTCGTACAAATACTGCCTACGATCGCTATTGGGAAGGACGCAAAGCATGGGGAACCTTAGTGGTCAATATTCGGAATTTGTCGAGACTCATGCAGGTTGCCATCAAATCTTCTGAAGGTTTAGAACAGCAACAAAAAGAGCAATCGATTAAGTTCTTAACTGCTTTTGCGATCGCTACGAAACGACATCTTCGCAATGAAGAAATTAATCAGGATTTAGACACAATTCTCACGGAAGCAGAAATTGAGAAATTAAAGACTTCTAAACATGTACCTCTAGAATTGACACTATGGTTGGGAGACTACCTGCACCAGCAAGTACAAAATGATCGCATAGATACCAATTATTTTGTGGCGATGAATAGTCATCTCAATGCATTAGTAGAGGGTTTAACCAGTTGCGAACGTATTCTCAAAACACCATTGCCCATTGCCTACTGTATCTATTTAAAGCGTTTAATTTTGATTTATTGCATCGGTTTACCATTCCATCTAGTCCTTGAGATTCATTGGCTAACGGCGATCGCAGTGGGGTTAGTCAGTTTCATCTTGATGGGAGTAGAACAAATTGGCAATGAAATCGAAAATCCCTTTGGACATGATTTTAACGATTTACCGATCGATGCAATTTGTGAAGGTGTGACAGCAAATGTGGAACAGGCGATCACTTATGGGAAATAA
- a CDS encoding response regulator, with protein sequence MLLESMNLQGLILIVDDEPANLNVLSEVLIAEGYDVAIANSGERAITIVDRQLPDLILLDIHMPDMDGFTVCQNLKENQKTSAIPVIFMTALNDIDSKVKGFELGAVDYITKPFNVRELLARIKNHLQLTRVTQNLEKVKEQLSLVLKGSNDGWWDLDLLQNQAYNSRRWWDMLGYADGEIESSFENWQKLIHPEDRDRVNAQMITTESDSQQHREHVTFAKRERKEGK encoded by the coding sequence ATGCTGCTAGAGTCAATGAATCTGCAAGGATTAATTCTTATTGTGGATGATGAGCCAGCAAACCTTAATGTTCTTTCAGAGGTCTTAATTGCTGAGGGATATGATGTGGCTATTGCCAATAGTGGGGAGCGAGCAATAACAATAGTCGATCGACAATTACCAGATCTAATCTTGCTAGATATCCATATGCCAGATATGGATGGTTTTACTGTCTGTCAAAATCTCAAAGAAAATCAGAAAACCTCTGCAATTCCTGTCATTTTTATGACAGCCTTAAACGATATAGACAGTAAAGTCAAAGGCTTTGAACTGGGGGCTGTAGACTATATTACGAAGCCTTTTAATGTGCGAGAACTCTTAGCACGTATTAAAAACCATTTGCAGTTAACCAGAGTTACCCAAAATTTAGAAAAGGTCAAGGAACAATTATCCCTAGTTTTAAAAGGTTCTAATGATGGTTGGTGGGATCTTGATCTATTACAAAATCAAGCTTATAACTCTCGTCGTTGGTGGGATATGTTGGGATATGCAGATGGGGAGATAGAATCGTCCTTCGAGAATTGGCAAAAGTTAATACATCCAGAGGATCGCGATCGCGTAAATGCCCAAATGATTACCACTGAAAGTGATAGTCAGCAGCATCGGGAGCATGTCACTTTTGCAAAAAGGGAGAGAAAGGAGGGAAAATAG
- a CDS encoding ISKra4 family transposase, whose translation MFRDRTSRARTDATACDARSRNFFVSTSTGTTEGRERKLKSILGEITVTTQQAEQLGIKAHTRLSPYLEMCCLRVSANSSYEHTEADVAMFTGIRVPAKTQQRLVHRQTFELPQAEQEINELSADGGKIRIRTPLGEECRWLDYKGVRLHEFATGACFQDNQQLIDWVRQQPLSTPITCLGDGHDGVWNLIKPMATEEQRREILDWYHLMENLEKVGGSIRRLNDARALLWKGNVDDTITLIEQCKRRQAVNFCAYLRKHRHRIVNYDYYQSEQICSIGSGAVESAVKQIDRRTKISGAQWNKDNVPQVLAHRCAYLNGLLAF comes from the coding sequence ATTTTCAGGGATCGAACAAGCCGTGCGAGAACAGATGCAACAGCATGTGATGCCCGAAGTAGGAATTTTTTTGTCTCAACAAGTACAGGAACAACAGAAGGACGAGAACGCAAGCTCAAAAGCATCCTTGGAGAAATAACTGTAACCACGCAACAAGCAGAGCAACTGGGAATTAAGGCACATACTCGTCTGAGTCCATATCTGGAAATGTGTTGTTTGCGAGTCAGTGCAAATAGCTCCTATGAACACACCGAAGCAGATGTGGCAATGTTTACAGGAATTCGAGTCCCAGCCAAGACCCAACAGCGTTTAGTCCATCGGCAAACCTTTGAATTACCCCAAGCAGAGCAAGAGATTAACGAACTGAGTGCAGATGGCGGTAAGATCCGTATCAGAACACCTCTGGGGGAAGAATGTCGATGGCTAGACTATAAAGGAGTGAGATTACATGAGTTTGCTACTGGAGCTTGCTTTCAGGACAATCAGCAGTTAATCGATTGGGTACGCCAGCAACCTTTGAGTACGCCAATAACTTGTTTAGGGGATGGACATGATGGAGTATGGAATTTGATTAAGCCCATGGCTACTGAAGAGCAACGACGTGAAATTCTCGATTGGTATCATCTGATGGAGAATCTAGAAAAAGTGGGTGGTTCAATACGTCGCTTAAACGATGCGAGAGCTTTACTTTGGAAAGGTAATGTTGATGATACTATTACTCTTATTGAACAATGTAAACGCAGGCAGGCTGTTAATTTCTGTGCCTATCTCCGAAAACATAGACACCGTATTGTCAATTATGATTACTATCAGAGTGAGCAGATTTGTTCTATCGGTTCAGGAGCAGTTGAGTCTGCGGTAAAGCAGATTGACCGTCGCACTAAAATCTCTGGTGCTCAGTGGAACAAAGATAATGTCCCTCAGGTGCTTGCCCATCGTTGTGCTTATCTCAATGGTTTATTGGCTTTCTAG
- a CDS encoding sensor histidine kinase, translating to MLPQHLLEFEYRLLHKQGHYVPIYARALLQRDATGQAIRISGTNTDLTAWKQKESELQQALTTVHELNHKLENRVAERTQTLQRLMAAIEASIDGIAVVNEDGKYIYINAAHLELFGYKHPSELIGETWRVFYYPDEVQRIEQEIFPIIGETQKWRGEAIAKRRDGSTFVEELSLTMVQDVGLICVCRDVTDRKEMENGIRQSLAKEKELSQLRSNFISTASHEFRTPLTIISSSSSILENYSDRLTEDKKNNHLQRIQSSVNHMVNLLDDVLTVNRAEVNKLDFNPEIVDLVSFCQNIVEEIQLSTTEHSISFFAVPNNFDETDLKALNIRCDVKLMRQIITNLLSNAIKYTPDGGMIYLWLMQQDNNAVLKVQDHGIGIPIDDQTKLFDSFYRAGNVGNISGTGLGLAIVKKCVDLHNGVIGVESKLNDGTTFTVIIPKSPNISNTPKLVHQMLIN from the coding sequence ATGCTCCCGCAGCATCTTCTCGAATTTGAATACCGTTTATTGCATAAACAAGGACATTATGTCCCCATTTACGCGAGGGCGCTGTTGCAACGAGATGCTACTGGTCAAGCGATCCGTATCTCTGGTACTAATACTGATCTCACCGCTTGGAAGCAAAAGGAATCAGAACTGCAACAAGCTCTTACAACCGTACATGAACTCAATCATAAGCTAGAAAATAGAGTAGCTGAACGTACTCAGACTTTACAAAGACTCATGGCAGCGATCGAGGCTAGCATTGATGGCATCGCTGTTGTTAATGAAGATGGCAAATATATTTATATTAATGCTGCTCATCTTGAATTGTTTGGTTATAAACATCCTAGTGAGTTGATTGGTGAAACTTGGAGGGTATTTTACTATCCTGATGAGGTACAACGCATTGAGCAAGAAATTTTTCCCATCATTGGAGAAACTCAAAAATGGCGAGGAGAAGCGATCGCGAAACGACGGGATGGTAGCACATTTGTCGAAGAACTATCACTGACAATGGTTCAAGATGTCGGGCTAATCTGTGTATGTAGGGATGTGACAGATCGCAAGGAAATGGAAAATGGTATTCGTCAGTCACTAGCCAAAGAGAAAGAACTCAGTCAACTCCGTTCTAACTTTATTTCGACAGCGTCCCATGAGTTTCGGACTCCACTTACGATTATTTCATCTTCATCATCAATTCTGGAAAATTATAGCGATCGCTTAACTGAAGACAAGAAAAATAATCATCTGCAACGCATTCAATCAAGCGTCAATCACATGGTGAATTTATTGGATGATGTGCTTACTGTAAATCGAGCTGAAGTTAACAAATTAGACTTCAATCCAGAAATAGTTGATCTCGTTAGTTTTTGTCAAAATATAGTGGAAGAAATTCAACTGAGTACTACAGAACATAGTATTAGTTTCTTTGCTGTTCCCAATAATTTTGATGAGACTGATTTAAAAGCTCTAAATATTCGATGTGATGTGAAACTCATGCGGCAAATTATTACAAATCTTTTAAGTAATGCGATTAAATATACTCCAGACGGGGGAATGATATATCTATGGCTAATGCAGCAGGATAACAATGCAGTTTTAAAGGTACAAGATCATGGCATCGGCATTCCTATTGATGATCAAACAAAGCTATTTGATTCGTTCTATCGAGCTGGAAACGTCGGCAATATATCTGGAACTGGGCTGGGATTAGCTATTGTTAAAAAATGTGTTGATTTACATAATGGTGTAATTGGAGTAGAAAGTAAACTCAATGACGGAACAACTTTTACTGTGATTATTCCTAAGAGTCCTAACATTTCTAACACTCCTAAATTAGTACATCAAATGTTAATTAATTAA
- a CDS encoding two-component system response regulator, translating into MKKILVIEDSKEVCDNIQQILELEDFNVITAVNGRIGIELAQCQSPDLIICDVMMPEVDGYGVLEALQNDVIARHIPFIFLTAKAEYRSMRQGFELGADDYLTKPFSPNDLLKAISVRLHKKNFAANYLNEQSQDHLYLWEHEQIQQIQQQIDGAKVSLLSSVDLTLLEALKRSLDKLEDPKQREIFIFYQPQINLKSGRISGIEALVRWQHPEYGFITPSKFIPIAETTGLIRQLDTWVLQQACKNAQQWQSIQENLTVAVNISANQFRNPDFYLTVQQTLIEQELKPNLLNLEISENIVIQDSNLTIDRLNKLRSLGVRIAIDNFGTGHSSLICLQKFLPNFIKLDQCFVNNIDVNLANATIVKSLVEMAHNLNCQAVGVGVEVVAELNFLKTYNCDIMQGFLFSNPLPCHKIEQLLIGDKRLISY; encoded by the coding sequence ATGAAAAAGATTTTAGTGATAGAAGACTCCAAGGAAGTTTGTGATAATATCCAGCAAATTCTGGAATTAGAAGATTTTAATGTAATTACTGCTGTCAATGGACGTATTGGGATCGAGTTAGCCCAATGTCAGAGTCCTGATTTAATCATTTGTGATGTCATGATGCCAGAAGTTGATGGCTATGGTGTACTAGAGGCATTACAAAATGATGTTATAGCTAGACATATTCCTTTTATATTTTTAACAGCTAAAGCTGAGTATAGGAGTATGCGTCAGGGGTTTGAGTTAGGAGCGGATGACTATTTAACTAAGCCTTTTTCACCTAATGATCTTTTAAAAGCGATATCTGTGCGATTGCACAAGAAGAACTTTGCCGCCAATTATTTAAATGAGCAATCTCAAGATCATTTATATCTATGGGAACATGAGCAAATCCAACAAATCCAACAACAAATTGATGGTGCTAAGGTATCTTTGCTCAGTTCAGTAGATTTAACACTCTTGGAAGCCCTTAAGCGATCGCTAGATAAACTAGAAGATCCCAAGCAAAGAGAAATATTCATTTTCTATCAACCTCAGATTAATTTAAAATCAGGAAGAATTAGCGGGATTGAGGCTTTGGTGCGTTGGCAACATCCAGAGTATGGATTCATTACACCAAGCAAATTTATTCCAATTGCTGAAACTACAGGTTTGATTAGACAACTGGATACATGGGTCTTGCAACAAGCTTGTAAAAATGCTCAGCAATGGCAAAGTATTCAAGAAAATCTGACAGTTGCAGTGAATATTTCCGCCAATCAATTTAGAAATCCAGATTTTTATTTAACCGTTCAACAAACCCTTATTGAGCAGGAACTTAAACCAAATTTGCTGAATTTGGAAATATCAGAAAATATTGTAATTCAAGATTCTAATCTGACAATTGATCGACTGAATAAGCTCAGAAGTCTAGGTGTTCGGATTGCTATTGATAATTTCGGTACTGGTCATTCTTCATTAATTTGTCTGCAAAAGTTTTTGCCAAACTTTATTAAGCTGGATCAATGCTTTGTCAACAATATTGATGTCAACCTAGCCAATGCCACAATCGTAAAATCATTAGTGGAAATGGCTCACAACTTAAATTGTCAAGCAGTTGGAGTAGGTGTAGAGGTCGTAGCAGAGCTTAATTTCTTGAAAACCTATAATTGCGACATAATGCAAGGTTTTCTATTTAGCAATCCTTTGCCTTGTCATAAGATTGAGCAGTTATTGATTGGAGATAAAAGGCTTATTTCTTATTAG